One window of Magallana gigas chromosome 2, xbMagGiga1.1, whole genome shotgun sequence genomic DNA carries:
- the LOC105323946 gene encoding Krueppel-like factor 5, whose amino-acid sequence MALMEEDIEFLEDQIVPDQDDLFLPPAEVTWNVKSVDFEKYLHLNDQGPAAKKLRRESSSLVDEFFKDENKDNPELQSAKHMVNQGFLGRKRFMDLNNLRTGLYNPPKSDGFRREISPLVEECREDGLQRLGLITSPAKTTKIDLSETMMDPASMMTGGFVDLREQSKHVEDSIWEDVKDSIDMVNSKDNSNSPNDPIVIKQEDSELSYKPACQFQNSRIPSFENISVKIEPSTSSCLLAGSNSAESLTSRPKSLSVSQQQLMFSQSPSPVAHYMAQLNSIAMNKSGMTSPTFSTATPPHMVPVFLPPTPPSSEPNSPSQDVPMRRTPPPPYPGVHQGYNTLSIQPIPFTPSPPRASNKVQRTHPGCSTIKYNRKNNPDLEKRRIHFCDFPGCRKAYTKSSHLKAHQRIHTGEKPYKCHFQSCQWRFARSDELTRHIRKHTGAKPFKCKVCDRCFARSDHLALHMKRHEPKSK is encoded by the exons ATGGCACTAATGGAGGAAGACATTGAGTTTTTAGAAGATCAAATCGTCCCCGATCAAGATGATCTTTTTCTGCCTCCAGCAGAAGTCACATGGAAT GTCAAATCCGTGGATTTTGAGAAGTACCTGCATCTAAATGATCAGGGACCAGCGGCCAAGAAGCTGCGCCGCGAGAGCTCATCACTCGTGGACGAGTTCTTCAAGGATGAAAACAAAGACAATCCAGAGCTCCAAAGCGCCAAGCATATGGTCAACCAAGGCTTTTTGGGAAGGAAGCGCTTCATGGACCTGAATAACTTAAGAACCGGACTGTACAACCCTCCAAAGTCCGACGGATTCCGGCGCGAGATCTCACCTCTGGTGGAAGAATGCCGAGAGGACGGTCTGCAGAGATTGGGCCTAATCACCTCCCCTGCTAAGACCACAAAAATTGACTTGAGTGAAACCATGATGGATCCAGCTTCCATGATGACTGGGGGTTTCGTTGACCTTCGGGAGCAGAGTAAACACGTGGAGGATTCGATCTGGGAGGACGTGAAGGACAGTATTGATATGGTGAATTCTAAAGACAATTCGAACTCTCCCAACGATCCCATAGTGATTAAACAAGAAGACTCGGAACTATCATATAAACCAGCTTGCCAGTTTCAAAATTCTAGAATCCCCTCTTTTGAGAACATTTCAGTGAAAATCGAGCCGTCAACTTCTAGTTGTCTTTTGGCGGGCTCCAATTCTGCCGAGAGTTTGACATCAAGACCCAAATCTCTCTCCGTCTCCCAGCAACAACTGATGTTTTCTCAGTCCCCATCTCCTGTTGCCCACTACATGGCGCAATTGAATAGCATAGCTATGAACAAATCCGGCATGACATCACCGACGTTTTCGACGGCAACGCCTCCTCATATGGTTCCAGTATTCCTTCCCCCGACTCCACCCAGTTCAGAACCCAACAGTCCTAGTCAAGATGTCCCAATGAGGCGCACTCCCCCTCCCCCCTACCCAGGGGTTCACCAGGGTTACAACACACTTAGCATCCAGCCCATTCCATTCACCCCTTCACCCCCGAGGGCATCGAACAAAGTCCAGAGGACTCACCCAGGGTGCTCAACAATCAAATACAACAGAAAAAACAACCCGGACCTAGAGAAAAGACGAATCCACTTTTGCGATTTCCCAG GTTGTAGAAAAGCATACACGAAAAGCTCGCATCTGAAAGCTCACCAGAGAATTCATACAG gtgAAAAACCATACAAATGTCATTTCCAGAGCTGTCAATGGCGCTTTGCGAGATCTGATGAGCTCACGCGCCACATACGAAAACACACGGGAGCCAAGCCTTTCAAGTGCAAGGTTTGCGACCGCTGTTTCGCCCGCTCTGACCACCTTGCTCTTCACATGAAACGTCACGAGCCCAAATCCAAGTGA